Part of the Quercus robur chromosome 5, dhQueRobu3.1, whole genome shotgun sequence genome, AACAATTAATCTCCCACTGGTTAACAGAAAATTTCCACAAAGTCTCATTTGAATTGCATCTTCAACTGAATATTTTCAAGGAAATACACTGTAAGTCATAATGTGTTCCTATAAAAAGAGAATTTAGGGAAAATAAGAGCAGTTTTTTTACCCCCAACTTCCAGTTACATATCTTTAAccaatttacaaattgattTCTCCACATTATCTAAAAGGTGAAAAGAAATGGCAATCATCAGATGATCTGAACCATTTTGGATTAGTAAACGGAAGGTTTCCcaagaaagaaatattattgAGGGATAATTCAATTCAAATATTCTTGATTATATGTTAGCAGCAAAGTCCTTCCAATGACTTTTCTATATATACctaatgaaattttgaattatttttcaaaaaaaaaacctacttgtTGAAAATGTCCTCCTATATATTAATAGGGACCTAAACTATGAAAATCTGAATTCTCAAACTCAGCAGAGATGCCACTGCTGACAAATGGCTATAGACAATAGTCTAGAAAAGCTTTTAAAGAGTCAAAATGTTTTACCACCAAAGTGGGAGTTCTATCTGCTTCAGGCATCACACGAGACATAGTAGATGCTTGATCTTCAATACTATtaaatctttctcttttttcaaacCTCTCAACCAGAGAGCGGGTCCTTCCTTGTACAACTGCAACTGCCAAATGAAATTCTTTACAGAGTCAAGATCCATCCCACTTGTATATTCCATAAAATAAAGCAGTTGGTAAGCAATGGCAAACCTCCATTGACCATTTTAACAGGGCTTATCCCTTTGCTGCAATTAAGGGATTCATCACCTGAAACATAACATGAAAGCTACTTATTTCCATCAACGGAGAATAAAGCTATATCATAGATCATCAACAAAACCACTACTAATTAAGGAATAGTAACTGTTGTTCATCAGCTAACCTGATATTGAGGCAAAAGAAAAAGGTACTGAAGGGGCAAGCATTAAAAGAGATACCATAGGATttacaatttatgattttggAGGAAAACAGTAACAGAATGGCCCATACACCTCTTGTACAGTACTAGGTTTGAACTAAAAGACAGGTTCTAATTCTGGTGTTGGCAAAATATATGATCAAAGACTCAAATGTTTTAGAAATAcgggaaaattttgaaagtcaGCTGAAAGCAGCATGCTTTACATTATGTAATATTAGAAAATTGGGTGGAATTAGATATTGTTCCCAGAGCCGGCTTGATGAgtttgggggcctaaggcgaaaactAAATTGaggcattttatatatttaaataaattttttttaaatttttttttttaatattacttaaactctATTATCTTGTGttagatacaaaattactaataaaCATGAACTacatataattgttttttgagaaagtctatatatacaaaaaatttgacaaaactttttacacttgttgatgtggcaattgatagtgataagtaaaaaaatgatattaaaaatgGATTTAGATTTGAACTAATAAAAGTTTGCCAACTCAAGTGTggttaaaaatgttgtgaaattttttgtatattgctcttgtttttttccccatttttcaAGAAGTGCttcattcataacattttcattcATAACATTTTGACAACAAATCCAAAATgttaagttgttactggttctaatttgaacccaacactaaaattatttttttttcccaccaatAATAgctagtaacaacttgccacttaagaAGCGTTTAATTCGCCGTGGTGTTACATTACACCGCaatattacattattgtaattttacATTAAGGTAATCTCAATATAAGAATACAACATTACATTGTTTAAGAAGGTGATGAAATTAAGATGattgatatattttgtatttatagaTTATggtaatattagaaaaaataaaatatatcaaaaaccTTAATGTCACTTTATCGTAATGTGCATCACATCAAGAATACATCATAgcgaaccaaactcacccttaggatttgttgtgaaagtattgtgaaaaatgttgcgGACATAacatctctctcttcttttttcttgtttttcatttgataaaaaatattattttattaatcgGCTAATATTTGGACTTAATTGATACTATTACAATGAAAGAAAtaaccctattggttaaaatttgggggcttttttttttttaacttggaGACCTCTTGCAACCGCCTCATTTTGCCAATACTAGAGCCGGTATAGAGCCGGCCTTGATTGTACCGAATGGCTATACAAGAAAACAATAAGTAAAAATGACTACATCTATTAGAAAGTAATAGTTGCAAAAACTGTGACAGTAGTTTCATAATATGCGTAGAAGACAAATTCTTTGTATACATAAGAGTGATTGATTACATTTAATGTGTTGCAAGACATTTAATGCTAACTAAATGCAGTCTGACAAAGCAAAATGATACAAAACTTCAGTTGAGTGCCCCAAGATTTTTGAGTTAAGGCTTCAATGGGTAAATGGAGATCATCAGCTAGCAAACACATTAATGGGAAAATTTGTGTGGATAGAAAGTAGATGGGCTAGaggaataaaatataaacaggACAAATCAAtgacaaaatatatttatatttcatttgtAAACAGATGGCACTATAGTACAAGAACTTACAGCTTTCCTGATTAGACGGTGTTCGTGGTGACAAAATTTTGTCAAGCTTTTCAGTAACAATCTTGATATTAGAATGTTTATCCTCACAGGATTCTCTAGATCCATCTTCAGATCCATGTTTGGATTGGAAGTTTGAATCTATTGCACACGTCACATTGCTCAAAGTTCCAGATTCAACAACTTCTGGCAGCCTCTCGACCTCAATTTTACTATTTGATGGCCTCCGAACATGAGCTGGTCTGAGCAACATTCCACGTTTTGTCCTTGAAAAGCTGATGGATTCCTTTCCAGAATTTGCCCCATCTCCTCCATCAGCACCGTCCCTAGGTACAATGCTAGGAACAACAAAGGATTTATCAAGCGCTTTTTCATAAGATCTTGCATTCAAACCTACTGAAGGACTCTGCTTCTGAGATGGCAGACAACTCATATCCTTTGAATCCAATGGGGGTGCCACTTTTGGAGAATTGAAGGACTCAGCTCTCTGTGAAGCAACAGGCTTTCCACCAGTAGCTTTGAAAAGAAGACAAAACAGCACATCAGGGAAAGTTGGATTAAAATGACagaaataaatgccaaaaagcATTGACATATCCATAATAGATCACTTTTTAGATTAGCGCTTGTGTGTCAAATTAAACTCCTATGCAAATTTCTATCTTCAGTATACCTTCTCAATGTCCTAGCCTCCTAGGCCTTGACATCATATTAACTTGGGTAGAACCAAATCCCTATCTCCATAGATCAGAAACCAGAACAGCTCTGAATTACGCAAGCCCAGACTTAGTTCAGAATAAAAAAACCAGTTAAACTTTGACCACAATTGAACACAAGCTACAATATGCCTTCAGGTGCAGTTTTCTCAATGCAAGCTGTACCCACACTTAACATGGGCTGGACTATACTAATCTCTGGGTCTAAGGTACATAATCTGCTGCAAAAGACAGCAATTTGTTGATACCCTTTCAAATACTAATGGATTATATAgaagtccccccccccccccccccccctccctttaAGTTTTGGCCCCAAAGGGAGGGGAAGGGGAGATTCAAAGATTATAGAGAAGCAATGATTCTGCCCCTTGTAATCAAAACTTTCAATATGATAAAAGCAAACAGATTTGGACCTTGATCATTAACCTACATTCATCTAGAAACTATTATGCTAAGTTAGCTCATTAGGTGcaattacaataatttataataCTTTTGACACAAGTATTTATACAATTACATAAAAGTTAATATACTTGAGCATTTTGTGGGCACTATGGTTGCTACAACTTTTTGATAATCACCACTGTCACTCTTGCTTGAACTCTGCACTCTTCTAACCTATGGTTGGCTAAACCAGGCCAAGACCTCCATTCCTCCATTGATTaagaaaaaccaacaaaaaacaCCCAGTATCTAGAAACTTGAATGTGTGTAAGAGAATAACCATAATAAACTTTCTGAAAAGATGATGAATAAGGAATTCAAATTCTGACTGGGGGCAAACCAAGCCAATCTCCAACATATGCTATAAATGACGTACTTTAACACTTGGGGGGTGGGGAGGGGTAAGAATGAGTTTAAATACAAACTCATAACTAGCAccacattttcttttatatatgttttctaatccttttttttcctcctctttttcTATATGTTTGTTAAGCAGCTTTGATACTCCATATTTATAAGTTGTGGGACCCCTCAAAAGTTCTACATTCTTGGATGTGGACCATGTTTATGATATTAAAAACTGAGGACCTATGTTGAATAATCAATTGTTTCAAAGTGtaacatttctaaaaaaaacaaataacaacttACAATCCACGTATATGTTCTTTATCTCTTTTGTATCATAATCTGGAGACACGCACCGCAAGCCTGAAGTTGACCTGAGACCAGTTCCTCCTTTCTCTAAAGAATGACTTCCCTGGAAATTAAGATTAATTTTCTGCTCTGTATTGTCATTTTGCTCAGGTCTTGAAGTAGACCCATATGGCTCAATAAGCTGCCATAAAGAATATAACTTAAATTGACTTAATGGTACAgagaaaattaaagagataaggaAAAAGGGGGAAAAGGTTACAAGGAAAGATAACAGTACCGATATATCTGCTACCCAAACTCCAACAGAATTGCGAAAGTATGAGCAAGCCAGAAGTTTTCCGTCATTAATGCATTGGTCACCAAGTGTTGACCATCCCATATCAACAGCATCATGACAAATTACAGGCTCCCATGAGTAAACCTACAATTACCAAGCTTGGATGTGATGTTTAGGTACCATcttcatacaatttcatttaactACATGACAATGACAATCCAAACCTTCAAACTATCTTCCAACCCAGAAAGTAGGGTCCTTCCGTCGGGATGAAAGGTGATTGCCCGTACTCCTGTAGACTGGAAAGGGGTTAACTAATTTTGTTAGAGAAATTGGATGCAATCCATATCCaagtattataaaattaaaaaaaataaataaataattaaaaggtTGGCATAGAGGACAGAAGAAAAGGAGGCCTGGTACATGTCTTTTGCATTTAAGGGTAATCCCAGCATAAGATTGAACTTCCAAGATACTTAAAGTGACTACGCAACTTCAATTTTAAAGAACAAATAATGTCAGATACCTCAGGTCTAGTAGATCCAATTAGTTCAAAAGTTTCCAAATCCCAGAATTTCACTGTTCTGTCTGCTGAACCTGTAAAATGAATCATATTAATACGTTATGAAAAGCTTACTAATtactaaataaacaaattagcGAGAATACACTGATTTCAGGAGGCAGACAAAAGGAAATCAGAAGAATGGGTACATCTATATGTACTTGagacaaaaactaaacaaatcTAACATAACCAACAAAAACTAACAACCTCTACACTGTTAAAAAGAAATCAAGTCAGATGCTGTACCTGTGGCCAGGAGAAACTCGAGGGGATGGAAATCTAGGGACCGAATGTGACCTTGATGGAATTTAAAATCGTGCAAGAGCTTTCCAGCAGTTAGATCCCAAACCTGTTCAATAGACAGTGTGATAAGAAGAAAGCAGCAAACAACATTAACATTGATGATAagataattttattgttaattgACCTTGACAACGTTATCGAATCCACCAGAAACTACCCAACGACCGTCAGGAGTGAATTTGATAGTAGTAATGCCTCGAGTGTGTCCTTTGTATGTGTGAATGCATCCTTTCTTTCTAATATCCCATATCTTTAGATTAGTATCCACTGAACCAGATGCAAACAACTCTCCAAATGGATGAAATTCAACAGCACTACAGTTATTGGATCTGTGTCCACTAAGAGTTCGAACCACTACACTTAGAGAATAGCAatcaaacaataataattacttTCATATTCTTCTTCTGCAGCATAATTAATTGcataatgaaatgaaaaaggaaatgGACTTTAACTCTTTACTTCCTCCAAATCCCATAGCTTTATAACACCATTAGAAGCTCCAGCCAGCACCAAAACTTCATCAAAAGCTACACATTCAACTGGAGTTGTATGTCCACACAAGGTctgtataaaaacaaaattgattacTAATTTAGCAAGAAATATAATGAAAGTATCCTCCCCCTCCTATTACCATTAAAGAATTGGGTTTCCCAATGCTCCAAAGATTAACTTTATGGTCATCACCACCGGTTACAAACAGACGACAAGCCTTCTTCCCAATATTGACGCAGTTCACAGTGGCAGTGGTGGAATGAGCCACAaattcctctgtttttttttttcagtcaaaTCACACAAACAGTAAACTGATTTCTGAACTTACTTATTAAACAAACTCTAAAGCTTCTTTTACTCTTAAGTTGCTGAGAGacaaagtaaaagcaaaaaagaagaagaagaagaagctgaaaCAACAGTTCAGTAGAAAAGCAAAGTAAAACCCTAAACAAAAGGATACGTAGCTTATATCCACGCTTCGCCATTTTTTGCCGAATTCCAGAGCTAAAACGGAGATCCAGAAACTTGCTTTTATTGCTTCacaggaaaaggaaaaggtttTATTGCTGAGGAAATTGAAATCcgcagagagagaaagagagagacagttCAGAGGGAAAAAGGAAATGGTAATTTGGAGTCGCTCATCACTCACGGACCCGGACCCGGACCCGGACCCCACACCCCAGGCTCCTCCtccaaatccaaaataacaaaataccaaaaacaagGTAAGTGTGTGTTGTTCTGAGTCTGACCacctctctctgtctctctgctcaattttcattttatttatccaagctttcttttgttttcctaCTTCCTAATTACGTAAAtgccctttcttcttttttcttttgtgattctttgatttttttttttttttttttttttccctcagtCCTAATTAGGGATCATTTGGTAACGTTATTCTAGTAATattgttcatattttttataaaaaaaatgtggatgaaaaaatttgtaaaaatatgtataatattatttaaaaactaaaatgtgTTAGTTAAAATGTCATACCAAACGCCCCTAGATTTTAAGGAAGACaagttgttttgatttttagacAACaaatatgttttgattttttagttctgctgttttgattgttttgatCTTAGACAACaaatatgttttgatttttttttatataatgtaAATATAGTATTTCTTTTTAGTTTCCACTTTTCAcaccaaatattaaaaatttaaaaaaaattattattacttttcttataaaccatttatttttgagagtaaataataaaatagaatgtTACGGaatatacaatattatatatatatatatatatatatactagttataGGCTCATGCGTTGCacagttttatgaaaaaaaaacttataaaatatatgtataaataattattataacaaaatagGTACTAATTTGTTAGTGACTTGaagtattgttaaaaataatatcaatgattaaaaaatgttagaagtgtttttttcatttggaaTATATTTGAATACTTATTTGTACACTATGTTTTTAGAGTATCCTTATTCTTCTTTGTCATTGTTCTTTATTAAAATCTTTagatatagtattaaaaaaattggtcacTTTTAAGAGATagaactattttttattatgccCATGCGATGCAtggcttaataaaaaatattttgataatataattaaatttaataacaaataaaatgaaaaaataattaattcaaaatttaagattaaaaaataaattgtacttgtacacttaaaaaaaattaatttttatttcttattttgaattttttttttttttttttttttgagaaaccaataagaaaattttattaagctaaatcaaacaataaaacatcatccaaatcACGTGGAAGGTCTTCCATCCACACATCAGTATCTGCAGATACAACTGCTCAACGTGTAAGGGCATGAGCTAACTTATTACCCTCACGTTGAACATGAACAAAGTTACAGCAAGATAAAGAAGATGACAGTAATCTAGTTTCATCAATAATATGCCCATATGGAGTCTTAGACCGCTTTGAGGAATTAACAACTTTGATTACTTGCAGAGAATCACCCTCCACCACAACCCGAAAAACGTTGATTTCCTTGGCAAACAAGACTACCCTACGAGTAGCTTGGGCCTCCACCATCACCGCTGAGCCAGGGAACCTAATCTTTTGGCTGAGCGCACTGATCACCAAGCCTGTCGAGTCTCTGACCACCACCCCTAAGCCGGCACTACCTTGCTCCTCAAAAACTGCCCCGTTAAAATTGATTTTGTACACACTTTCATCTGGTGGTGACCATTTAATCACTTCCTTGGGTACTGGCCGATGCAAGGGATGCTTCTGAATATCTATGAATTCTCTCAAAAAATCTAAAGCTCTGCTCACCACGTCACCCACGTCCCAAACCAGCTGAAGCAATCTTTTTCTGTTCCTTCGCTCCCATATCGCCCAAGCTATCATGGAGAATAGAGCAACCTAAGAAGGGGTTGCGTTCTGCAGCAAGTAACAAAATAGATCTTCAAAAGTCAAAAGTTTTTGAGAGCGAAGGAATGAAAAGGATTGAGTGGACATCCAAATCGGCTTGACATCATCACAGAGCCATAGTGCATGGATACTATCCTCCACCTCGACTTCGCACAACCTGCAATGACCATCAGTTGCTACAACGCTTTCCCAGATTTTTCTTTGCAGGCAAAGACTCACCAACAGCTCTCCAAATGAAATGGCGCACTTTGTTGGGTATTACCATCCTTCAAACCCCCTTCCAGAGCCTTTTACTAGCTTCAGTACTAGATGAACTCGGCTGGTTTTGGGCTTGAGCAGCTACCAGGAGTCGATATGCTGAACGCACTGAGTAACTTCCATCCAGGGTATAAGGCCAGATCAGTAAATCAGTGTTATGGTGCTTGCTAAGGGGAATACTCTTAATACCATCAGCTTCCCATGGTAGAAAGTGTCTGTCAATGAGCTCAAAATCCCAAGTCTTAGTGCCTGAAATGAATAAATCTTGGACTACATTCAAAGATTGATCTAGCCGAGGAGACAAAACCTTCCCACTCCCTGGAGAAGGAAGCCACCGATGCTGCCAAATCTGAATATCCTTCCCATCCCTAATCCTCTAGAAAGCTTCATTAGAGATCACATCCCTGGCCAACATGATGCTCTTCCAAGCATAAGAACATCTTGGGTTTTGAACAGCCTCAAAAATATCACCGGAGGGAAAATATTTAGCTCTAAAAAACCCTATATAGTAAAGTCTCCTTTTCATGGTATAGATGCCACACTTGCTTCCCAAGCAAAGCATCATTGAATTGGCATAAATCCCGGGACCCCATACCTCCTATCGACTTGGAAGAGCAAAGCGTCTTCTAATTGACCCAGTGAATTTTCCTAGCACTGTTTGAGcacccccaccaaaatttccaaATCATCGCCTCAATATCTTTGAGAAGACCCACAGGTAAGCGAAACACACTCATGGAATATGTTGGGATCGATTGTACCGCGGCCTTTATCATCACTTCTTTTCCTGCTTGAGATAGCAActtctccttccacccttgcATTTTGGCCCAAATACGCTCCTTAATTTTAGTGAAACAAGCTTTTTTCTAGCAACCCACAAACGAAGAAAGCCCCAAATCCTTCTCGTAATCTCTTATGACTGGAACACCCAACAACACTCTTAAAGTCTCCTTTACCTCCTCAAAAGTGTTTTGACTAAAAAAAGCTATAGTTTtctcttattttgatattaaaataatttgttttagtattgattttattcaaatggtTATAAGTTATATCAACCCTAAACCAACATATGTATCCATATGTaacattctaaattaataataaataaaaatataatactctaacttaatgtaacattctaacttactaataaataaatataacaccctaacttaaagtaatgtttgtaattgtattgTGTTTTAACCTTTAagaacacatttttttaatcataaaaataaaaaataaaaataaaaacacagatattaatattacacacgaaaaaataatgaattcaataattgaaacggttgaaaacaaaattaagccaaaacctcaattcagtaatgaaaaaatatccaaattttttagcttaaaaaaatagagttaaGTAAAGATAGACTTACATAGAAATTTGGACTGATGAATTCTCTTGTATCCAATTTCATGTTTGACAacaaattttgcttttaattaaagaatatagattacatggaacaaagcaccaaaccaaaaccataacaaattaaatccattataaaatattgatgttaacaacaaataatcatgtaataagaaattaaaaaatacaaatatattgttGATAAAAAGGTGTGATCAAAcatagaatttcaacctatctataaaacttgttgataaaaatcatatcatattatatataataaaaaggcaacaaatacacaaaatctattcaatttgatgaaaaaaaaagctaaacGTTATATATACAAAAGTAGGACCTCAAAAggaagatctatatctagaatTTGAATACTTCATTACTTATGGTATCATAGTGAAATATTAACACTCACAAACATAGCTGGCATCCCCTTGCAGATTTGATAGCCTCTGGATCTGTAAGATGCAACCACCAAACCATGAACATGTCGATTGAGCTTTTTTGTATGACAGgcttcaaaaattttaatagtaaaataataacattatcaccaaaaaaaaatggacaagatAAAGGTGGTGCACATAAGGGACTGCAACACCAACTTGTTTAAAGAGCAGTGTGCATAAGTAGAGGTCTTAAGAAGCTGACACCAATACCAATGGCAACAACATcctttagtacttttcctgtGACTCCAACCTaccaaaattttccaattaccaAAACTTCACATATTTCATGCCCAAATTAGATACTAATATCAGCTTTATATTACCCAAGAACCACTGCAGACTCTCTCAGAGAAGTCCTTGATCTTGTCCAGAGCACTCCAGACCTCGGGGACCATATTCTTTCCATCACTCTATATAACTGCATCCCTTGAAGCACTAACCTATTCTCCGTGCTGTTTATCTGAAGGCGCCaacaaaatgatgaaaaacaaatcacatcaattttcttgagaaaggaagaatataacaaataattgtaaagtaggtagtagaaataatgaaacaccaaaaaaactatgtgtatatatagtgggaattttaggttgtgaaaaagatgatatgaacaaaaagtaGTAGTTTAGGTGAAactcaaatacttttttttttttttactttattattaggaaaaagatgacataaaatgaaaatttatccacaaaaaaacaaaaaacgcaagaaaaaaaaaaagtaagttctatcttttttttccttttacgttttttaaagaaacgtaggaaaaaaaatacaaattcgatcccttttttcttttatgtttttctatctctcttttttatttaaattctatccttagataattctattttattgattttaggctttgttgataacattttagatagatACAATTGTTATAGTTGTAAATGAAATActactttctttcatttttatccaaaaaaatgtatatatctattattaaaatattaaaatttattaaaatttctgcaatttggtgaagctaCATGGTGCAACCATggcgtctaagcccaacttttattattatatatatatatatattaatggaaAGTAAATAGATAGAGAGtacattataatttattattaataagtagtatatcattttctattttagcaatatttatttttcttaaaatactAGTAAAACCAAATTTTATACGTAAGAGTGAGATGGTAGGCTCTGATATTAGCTTTGGGCATGTGGTCCTGCCTTTCTTGTGTGAGTCTTCCCTCGTAGCCATAGTCCATAGCTATAGGGGGTGGTTTTGGGTGGTCTAGATCATCTACCATTCCAGTATCTAGATTGGTGgaacataaatttaataatttgacactacaaaaaattactttatttattttattatctcactttacaaaacacctaACATCAGTGATtttgttttagcttttaacgcaataaaataatatataggtAGAGAgtacattataatttataactaatAAGTAGTAtatcattttctattttagcagtatttatttttcttgaaatacaagtaaaaccAAATTTTATACGAAAGAGAGAGATGGTAGGCTCTGACATTAGCTTTGGGTCAAGTGGGAGCCTTTTGGGTTGTGTGAGTCTTCCCTTATAGCCATAGTCCATAGCCATAAGGGGTGGTTTTGGGTGGTTTAAATCATCTACCATTCCAGTATCTAGATTGATGGAACATAAATTTAGTAATTTGGCACcataaaactattttatttattttactacctcactttacaaaacacctaACATTAGTGGTTTtgttttagctttcaacacaataaaataatataaacaataataaaataatatatctactacaataaataGCAATCATTACCACTagcacaataaaataatataacttttaataaaataatgtttttttaaccatcttagctacagtgcacatcaaTCTTTGGGTATGCACTCTTACTAGTTCATGGTGATTTGATCtacaccaaaatttaaaaaaataaaaataaaaaatgattggaTCTCATCATCATGTCATGTTATGGCTAAAGCTCTA contains:
- the LOC126728155 gene encoding uncharacterized protein LOC126728155; amino-acid sequence: MIAWAIWERRNRKRLLQLVWDVGDVVSRALDFLREFIDIQKHPLHRPVPKEVIKWSPPDESVYKINFNGAVFEEQGSAGLGVVVRDSTGLVISALSQKIRFPGSAVMVEAQATRRVVLFAKEINVFRVVVEGDSLQVIKVVNSSKRSKTPYGHIIDETRLLSSSLSCCNFVHVQREGNKLAHALTR